The Deinococcus koreensis genome window below encodes:
- a CDS encoding redox-sensing transcriptional repressor Rex, with amino-acid sequence MAEIPTAAISRLVTYLRILEQLEAQDISRTSSSDLAERAGVSAFQVRKDLAYFGRFGTRGMGYTVPILKRELVRVLGLNQTWNVVIVGMGRLGQAIANYPGASDYQFQYVGLFDVSPAIVGRQVRNLTVQHMDDLRAFTSHNRVDMGFLAVPPDRAQDAAQMLVDAGVRGILNFAPVVIQPPVEATVQQEISDEWRGVIIENVDFLAGMKRLAFYILNPHLKDAPMTEDTE; translated from the coding sequence ATGGCGGAGATTCCCACCGCCGCGATCAGCCGCCTCGTCACCTACCTGCGTATCCTCGAACAGCTCGAAGCCCAGGACATCAGCCGCACCAGCTCCAGCGACCTCGCCGAGCGGGCGGGCGTCAGCGCGTTTCAGGTACGCAAGGATCTGGCCTATTTCGGCCGGTTCGGCACGCGGGGCATGGGCTATACGGTTCCCATCCTGAAGCGCGAGCTGGTGCGGGTGCTGGGACTCAACCAGACCTGGAACGTGGTGATCGTGGGCATGGGCCGGCTGGGTCAGGCCATCGCCAACTACCCCGGCGCCAGCGACTACCAGTTCCAGTACGTCGGGCTGTTCGATGTGAGTCCGGCCATCGTGGGGCGCCAGGTTCGCAACCTGACCGTGCAGCACATGGACGACCTCCGAGCCTTCACCAGCCACAACCGGGTGGACATGGGCTTTCTGGCCGTGCCTCCGGACCGTGCCCAGGACGCCGCACAGATGCTGGTGGACGCAGGTGTCCGGGGCATCCTTAATTTTGCTCCGGTGGTCATTCAGCCTCCCGTCGAGGCCACGGTTCAGCAAGAAATTAGTGATGAATGGCGTGGTGTAATCATCGAGAACGTCGATTTTCTCGCTGGAATGAAGCGCCTCGCCTTCTACATCCTGAACCCTCACCTGAAAGACGCCCCCATGACGGAGGACACTGAATGA